One window of the Triticum dicoccoides isolate Atlit2015 ecotype Zavitan chromosome 3B, WEW_v2.0, whole genome shotgun sequence genome contains the following:
- the LOC119278835 gene encoding 40S ribosomal protein S10-1-like — protein sequence MIISKKNRREICKYLFQEGVLYAKKDYNLAKHPQVDASNLEVIKLMQSFKSKEYVRETFSWQHYYWYLTNDGIEFLRTFLNLPSEIVPNTLKKSAKPPSRPFGSGPPGDRPRGPPRFEGDRPRYGDRDGYRGGPRGAPGDFAGEKGGAPAEYQPAFRGAGGAARPFGRGGGGGTFGSGATME from the exons ATG ATCATCTCCAAGAAGAACCGCCGCGAGATCTGCAAGTACCTCTTCCAGG AGGGAGTCTTGTACGCCAAGAAGGACTACAACCTGGCCAAGCACCCGCAGGTGGATGCCTCGAACCTGGAGGTCATCAAGCTCATGCAGAGCTTCAAGTCCAAGGAGTACGTCAGGGAGACTTTCTCGTGGCAGCACTACTACTGGTACCTGACCAACGACGGCATCGAGTTCCTCCGCACCTTCCTCAACCTGCCGTCTGAGATTGTGCCCAACACCCTCAAGAAGTCCGCCAAGCCCCCGTCCCGCCCCTTCGGCTCTGGCCCACCGGGTGACCGCCCCAG GGGTCCTCCTCGTTTTGAGGGTGACAGGCCCAGGTATGGTGACAGGGATGGTTACAGAGGAGGCCCACGTGGTGCTCCAGGTGATTTCGCTGGTGAGAAGGGTGGAGCTCCTGCTGAGTACCAGCCAGCTTTCAGG GGTGCTGGTGGTGCTGCCAGGCCCTTTGGCCGTGGAGGTGGCGGCGGCACTTTTGGTTCTGGAGCTACCATGGAGTGA